The Capsicum annuum cultivar UCD-10X-F1 chromosome 3, UCD10Xv1.1, whole genome shotgun sequence genomic sequence ACCTACAGGTGTGTAACAGTGGAAAGCCTGCcttgcatttttctttttttctttgtattggTGAGAGCACCGGATGCGTATCCTTCCTGGTATTTGTTGTGAGACTGTTGTTCTTTGTTCTGCCAAGACTAACACAGTATCTCTTCTACTGACAGAAAATGGTTAATGGAGGAATAGTTGGCAATTGGATATGCATAAACTTTTCTCGCAATGTGCAAGACAGTGTTGCACACGGGTTTTGTTCTGAGCTTGCACAAATGTGTGGCATATCGGGAATGGTAAGCAGATTGCAGTGTTTTGGGTGTCTGTACTACGGTCTTTAATTCAATAGTTGACTGTACTATCTTGTCTTTTAGAGCTTCAACCCGAATCCTGTTCTGCCACCTGTGAGTGCACGCCCTGATCAGGTTGAAAGAGTCTTGAAGACTCGATTTCATGATGCTTTCACTAAGCTGCAGCCATATGGGAAAGAGCTCGACCTCCTAGTCGTTATCTTGCCAGACAATAATGGCTCTCTTTATGGTATAAATGCTAACGATGAAACTTGTGTTCTATTGCAGAATTTTGGATTATGCGGTGGCTAAAATTTGTTTTCTTGATCAGGTGATCTGAAACGGATTTGTGAGACTGATCTTGGAGTTGTCTCACAGTGCTGTTTGACAAAACATGTATTTAAGATGAGCAAACAGTATCTAGCCAATGTAGCACTGAAAATTAATGTGAAGGTGGGAGGAAGAAACACTGTGCTAGTTGATGCAATATCTAGGCGAATTCCCCTTGTTAGCGACCGTCCTACAATCATTTTTGGGGCAGATGTCACCCACCCTCACCCTGGAGAGGACTCTAGCCCATCCATTGCTGCGGTAGGATGGTTGAGCGCATTGTTAGTCAGTTTGTTGACCGCAACTTTATCTTTGAGGTGAGGAAATGTGAAATAATTTGTCTTTGCAGGTGGTTGCATCTCAAGATTGGCCTGAAATTACAAAGTATGCTGGTCTAGTTTCTGCTCAAGCCCATCGGCAAGAGCTTATACAGGATCTGTACACGACTAGGCAAGATCCTGTTAAAGGCACGCTGGCTGGAGGCATGATTAAGTATGATATTTTTGTTGcttcctctttttttcttctttagttctGGTTACTTTCTTGTGTTTATAGCTGTTTGTATCTTCCTTTGGTTTTTGACAGGGGATCAAACATTTCTTATTATGGTATTCTAACTATTTTCGTTAATGTTTTCCTATTTATGATTTAGGGACTTGCTCATCTCCTTCAGAAGAGCTACTGGACAAAAGCCTCAGAGAATCATTTTCTACAGGTATGGTGAATAATGCCGTGTTTACTGCTATATGAATTACTTTTCCTCCTTTGGCTTAATGAAATACTTTCTCCTCCAGGGATGGTGTCAGCGAAGGGCAGTTTTATCAAGTGCTTCTTTATGAACTTGATGCAATCCGCAAGGTGTGCTCCTTTTGTTATTTATACTAGTTTTTTAATAGTTCTAGACTCTGTGTGCTgcttttttctacttttatttgtCTCAAATATTGGACTGAATTGAGCTGAATTAGGCATGCGCATCGTTGGAGCCAAATTATCAGCCCCCAGTTACCTTCGTTGTCGTTCAGAAACGACATCATACCAGGCTTTTTGCTAATAACCACCGCGATAGAAATGCAGTTGACAGGAGTGGGAACATTTTACCTGGTGCGTATTTATCTAACTTCTACTTTGGATGCCTTGTACTTGATTCTGAATCTTATTGTCAAAACATAACTGTGCAGGTACTGTTGTTGACTCAAAAATATGCCACCCGACTGAGTTTGATTTCTATCTCTGTAGCCATGCTGGGATACAGGTGAAAGATTGGTATCATGTATAACCTTAATGGGCGTAAAAGTAATACGAACTGTAGTGTTAACTGATGTCTTATATACTGTAGGGTACGAGTCGTCCAGCTCATTACCATGTTCTATGGGACGAGAACAAGTTTACAGCAGATGGACTGCAGTCTTTGACCAACAACCTGTGCTATACGTAAGTGTACTGCTGTATTTTTTGGGATTGTTCTGGAAAATTTCCTACTGAGCTCATTCTGATTATCTTAATGTGTTCCTCTTTTCAGCTATGCAAGGTGCACACGTTCAGTCTCCATCGGTAATCCCTTGCACTTGTTTGTAAATTTCTTCAAcatttttagtcaatttatttgTAGTCCGGTCTCTTTTCTAATTTCTTCTTCCAGCAATGGCTTGTTCATCTTAATAATGTTCGAATAAAATTTTATTGCTATTGCAGTTCCCCCGGCCTATTATGCACATTTGGCTGCTTTCCGTGCTCGATTCTATATGGAGCCAGAGACATCTGACGGTGGATCAGTAACAAGCGGAACTGCTGGCAGAGGGGGTGGTGTTGCAGTAGCTGCTGGTAGGAACACTCGAGCACCAGGTGCTGGTGCTGCTGTTAGACCTCTTCCTGCTCTCAAGGATAACGTGAAGAGGGTTATGTTCTATTGCTAGTGTCTTAACAAGCAAAAGCTATTTTGAAGACTTCATCTGCATGCTTAGTAGCGATTCTGAGTCTGCTATGTGGACTTTGCATGCCTGTTTGGTTTTTGCATTACTGTCTCCAATATCTGGGACAATTGGTGCCAGCAAActatttaatgttttttttttttgttttgaattgcCCTTCCCGTCTTGTAATAATTGTTTGGAACAGCCCGTAGTGGTACATACCCATTTGATTATGAAGGTGAATGCTTGTGTTGTGTATTTTTCCATTTTGTCTTGCGGTCATCGATCAAATTGCTCGGTGGTTTCATGTCCCTCCTCTCCTTTTCCACCCCGTCTCCCACCAATAACTTCTCTGTATTTTATCAATACGGTGTTCCTAATGTGTGCCTCTGTCGTAATCTCTGGTCATGCCATGTCCCTTTATAATTTGTGCGACGTCTGGTCCAAGACGTCTAACTTCAGATTCAGTATTGTCGTTTTGTTTACTTGTGAATTTAAGGCTGTTGATTTGATTAGTGTTCAAATTCCCCTTTGTGAAATGATTTATGGCCATACAAATATTGAAGTGTCGCAAGTATTGTTTTAGACGACATTATACGAGTTTTTATCCCTTTAATACCACGTCAAACGACGATGGGGGGTATATGCGATTTTCGTAAGATTATGGAGGATGATCCAACTGATGCTGGCATTGGCTATTCTCTTGCGTAAAATAATCTATTGTCTTGTTCCGCCTTTATTTGGTTCTCTTTTGAGAGTGGAAGGACCTAGTTGTAGGTTCCATTTGTAACAGCAACTGCAGTAACAACTATTTCTGATTAACCACCtgaacatatttttttgaatgcCAGCACTGTTATGACAAATTGGAATTACGTTATAGCAAATGTGTTGTCCTTATTTGATTGTAAATATCAGCTCTGTTATCTCAATTAAGACCTAAGATTCATAGCGCACATAAGGTGCTCATTCTTAGATTTTAAATTATACAGCACTTTTAAGTCTAGATTTACTGCGTGGAAGTGATGGTGAAGTTTTGCACGTAGActaagaaagaaaagaacaaatctcaagaaagatgattcggacaaaaagaaaaatattggaAGCACTTGAAAAGGTGTGGAGGGAAAGGTAAACACAAAACCAAAGATTTGATGGTAAACAAAATGGGAATTCCTTACTTTTGTctccatctttcttcttcttcttcatgtcactTTTGGCACAAACTTAGCAACATGGAATTTCTTTATCTTCGCTTCTACACTCCTTCATTGGAGGATATTATATTCCCTTTTCATGTGGTTTCTTTCGTTCTCCTTCCATTCAACCTATCCTTATATAAAGCATTGCACCATCATTCGTTTCGTCACCAAGCATCAGGGATCCTCACAGCAAGTTTTCAACTTACTTTCGTTGTTCAACTCGTATATATTATTATGGCTACTACAACAGTTGCTGATAGCATGCCTGATGCTTTGAAACAAAGCCGATATCATATGAAGAGATGCTTCGCTAGGTAAAACACCTTCCTCTACGCGTTTATGTCAAATTTCCCATGCAAAATGCTAACTAGTTTGTTATTTTCTGCTTCATAATTGAATGTGAAAGGTTCATTGAGACGGGAAGGAGGCTGATGAAGTTGAAAAATTTAATGGAAGAAATAGAAAGTACCATTGAAGACAAGGTAGAAAGAACCAAGGTCTTGGAGGGTTCACTCGGACAAATTTTAAGTTCCACGCAGGTCACCACCATTACCAAcataatttggaaaaaaaaaaaaagaatgattgCGAGGCTTAATGATTTACCTTGAAATGTTCAGGAGGCAGCTGTTGTGCCACCTTATGTTGCTTTTGCAGTAAGGCACAATCCCGGCTGCTGGGATTACGTCAAAGTTAACGCTGACAATCTCTCTGTGGAAGCTATTTCACCCAAGGAATATCTCAAATTCAAAGAGATGATCTTTGATGAGGACTGGTAAGGGGAGATGGTGTCGctgtaaaatgaaaagaaaacacTTTTGTAGCTCTCAAGATTATGTTTGATGGTTGAATGTGTAAGCAGGGCAAAGGATGATAATGCATTGGAAGTGGATTTTGGTGCTTTTGACTACTCCAATCCTCGGTTAGCCCTTTCTTCTTCTGTCGGAAATGGGCTCAACTTTGTCTCAAAAGTTTTGTCTTCAAAGCTTGGTGGAAAGCCGGAGGAAGCCATGCCTTTGCTTGATTACTTACTTGCTCTTAATCACCAAGGAGAGGTATGAAAACGGAAAGTTGAACTTTCTTTCTTCTTGAGGAATGATATAGTGAGATGTAACGAAAATCCTTTTTTAACATTGAAACTTTGCAGAATCTGATGATCAATGAGAATCTGAATGGTGTCTCTAAGCTTCAAGCAGTGCTGATAGTAGCTGAAGTTTTTGTATCTTCTTTTCCCAAGGACACACCATATAAGGACTTTGAGCATAAGTAAGCTCCTCATATGCTTCCATTAATGTACGCGATTTACCAAGAATATGCTGTCTTTTGATTCTTTATGTTCGTGACTTGATCATGAAAACTCTAGGCTCAAAGAATGGGGCTTTGAGAAAGGATGGGGTGACAATGCAGGAAGAGTAAGAGAGACAATGAGACTGGCCTCTGAGATACTCCAAGCTCCGGATCCCATAAATATGGAATCCTTTTTCAGCAGGCTCCCTACTACATTCAACGTTGTTATCTTCTCTATTCATGGTTACTTTGGCCAAGCAGATGTTCTTGGTTTGCCCGATACTGGAGGCCAGGTCTACATTACATAGCAATTGATCTCCTGTTCCCTCAAGTATCTATTAGCAACACTGATACTGTTGACATCTCATTTGTATTTAACAGGTTGTTTATATTTTGGATCAAGTAAGAGCTTTAGAGGAGGAAATGCTACAAAGAATCAAGCAGCAAGGCTTAAATATGAAGCCCAAAATTCTTGTGGTAAGTTTTCCACAGATTTGCTTAGCAAAGTATTGAAGATTAATGAGGGGATTAAGATGATCGAGATCTTTGATTCCTGCTTCCATCGTGTATGCAGGTCACTCGCCTCATACCAGATGCTCGAGGGACGACATGCAATCAGGAGATGGAGCCTATACTAAACTCGGCCCATTCACACATCCTGAGAATCCCATTCAGGACTGAGAAAGGAGTTCTTCGCCAATGGGTTTCTCGGTTTGATATCTATCCGTACTTGGAGAACTATGCCAAGGCAAGTGTGCTACCGATAACTTTTCACCTATCCATacaattttattcagtttttttGAGTTAATCAGTTTGAATTGTTGTATGTATCATCAGGATGCTACTGCTAAGATACTTGAGCTCATGGAAGGTAAACCAGACCTCATAATTGGGAACTATACTGATGGAAACTTAGTGGCATCTCTATTGGCCAACAAGCTTGGAGTAACTCAGGTTCCAAAGCTGATCACTTTGTCTGAGCACATTTGCTGCATTATTTTCttgataataaaacagaaaaaTCTTATGAGATGATTAAACTTTAGGGTACCATTGCTCATGCATTAGAGAAAACGAAGTATGAAGATTCCGATGTCAAGTTGAAGGACTTTGATTCCAAGtaccacttttcttgccaatTTACTGCTGATTTATTGGCAATGAACGCTGCTGATTTTATCATTACCAGCACATATCAAGAAATTGCTGGAAGGTTAGCGCTATCTCTTTCTGTGTTTTTAGGCAACGTAACCGTTATACTGCACTGGCCAGCACTAAAAGCCGTCATTTTCCTACTTCAGCGAGACAAGGCCTGGACAATATGAAAGCCACACAGCATTTACAATGCCAGGGATTTACAGAGTTGTTTCGGGTATCAACGTCTTTGATCCAAAGTTCAACATTGCTGCCCCTGGGGCTGATCAATCTGCCTATTTCCCCTTCACCGAGAAAAAGAAACGATTTGTTAAATTTGGTCCTGCTATTGAGGAATTACTTTACAATAATGAGGAAAACAATGAGCACATGTAAGTCTAGTTGTCCCATTTTCCTATTCTAAGCCTACTCCCATTGCTTATACCGGAAATTTGGAATTTATCTGAGATGTTTTGGTGGAACAGTGGATTTCTTGCAGATAGGAAAAGGCCAATTATATTTTCAATGGCGAGATTTGACACAGTGAAGAATCTAACCGGCTTGACTGAGTGGTATGGGAAGAATAACAAGTTGCGGAACTTGGTAAACCTTGTTATTGTTGGGGGATTCTTCGATCCATCAAAATCAAAAGACCGAGAGGAAGCAGCTGAAATCAAGAAGATGCATGAATTGATTGAGAAATACCAGCTCAAGGGACAGATGAGATGGATAGCAGCTCAAACGGATAAATATAGAAACAGTGAGTTATATAGGACTATTGCTGACACTAAGGGAGCTTTCGTTCAACCAGCTTTATATGAAGCTTTTGGACTGACCGTAATTGAAGCAATGAACTGTGGATTGCCTACATTTGCTACCAATCAAGGAGGACCTGCAGAAATAATGGTTGATGGGGTCTCAGGCTTCCATATTGATCCTTACAATGGGGATGAGTCGAGCAAGAAAATAGCTGATTTCTTTGAGAAGTGCAAGCTTGATTCTAAATATTGGAACAGGATATCGGAAGGAGGTCTCAAGCGCATTGAAGAATGGTAATAAACTAGttccaaacaaaaaaaaagataaaaatgctGATCGTCTTGTCTTTTCTATGATGTTAAAAATCATGCTTCGATATGCAGTTATACGTGGAAGATTTACGCAAACAAAGTGTTGAACATGGGATCAATCTACGGATTCTGGAGACATTTCAACGTGGGGCAAAAGCAGGCCAAACAAAGATACTTTGAGATGTTCTACAATCCTCTCTTCAGAAAATTGGTGAGTTATATAGACGTTGATAACAACTACTAATCTCCACAAAATGGAACCGATAAACAAAATTACATTGACTATGTTACTTATGAAATTTCACAGGCCAATAACGTCCCGATCCCACATGAAGAACCCTTGCCACTTGCAACGTCAGACATTACTCAATCGCAAGAACCAAAACTACCACTACCTGTTCCAGCAGCAGTAGCAAAACTACCACTACCTGTTCCAGCAGCGGTAGCGAAACTTCTGCCATTACCAATGTAAGTTCAATTCGCCACCTACCCTTTTAACTTTGTTCTTAGCTAGCAGAGGCGGATGCAACCTATAATTTTAAAAGTACTAtgttgaaggggagccttggagtaactggcaAAGTTGCTgctatgtgaccaggaggtcacggttTCAAGGCTTGGAAATAGcctttggcagaaatgcaaggtaaggctgcttacaatacacccttgtggtggggcccttcctcggACCCTGTGCATAGTGGGAGCTTgaagtgcaccgggctgcccttttactATGTTCAATACGAAGAACTTTAAAGATTGACATCATCAAGTTTAAATTTTGGACCCTCTATAAAATAATGGAGTTGATTTATATGCTTATCATGAATCTTGGTGCAAAACAGGACTGCACCTCAGaaacaagaacaaaaagaagaagagaagcaaCTTGAGACTTCTAGGACAGAAATCGCGCAACAGGCTTGCCATTGGATTTGCCTATGCGTTTCTGCTTCAATAATCGTTTATGCTTTGGTGAAATTGTACCGTCAAATTGATTAATCCAAAATCTCAACACATTCTAAAAATGTTAATGTAAAAGGAAAATCATCAAAGTGAGAAAACTCTAACATATATCCTGTTCAATTGAATGTCACTAATaatattcttgtattgatgatcaATTACATTAATAAAATTGCCAGACTTCTTGGTtgcattttctttttgtttcttctttttcgtGTTTTTTCAATACAATTGTGATCACTAATTTTGAACCCCTCCCCAAGGCAAATATCTTATGTAAATAATTTTTGTGTGCATTGAGCAAGGTACCTATAAAGAAAACTGTTTGCCTCTTATTGTGGTTAATAAAgggacgacccggttcatacctactccgtaggtgtcggggagggggaccactccgggcctgacctatgcgccctcaccccagcttcgctggaggggcgtttcgaacccccgaccctggcacaccacggtaagcaagcttaccgctgagCCAAGGCCATCCCTCATTGTGGTTAATAAACGTTGAATTGGTAAAAGATTCTGCAGGTAAATGAAACTAATTTCAGAAGCATATGCTTCTTTTTCTGGTGGAAGTTTATATCACATGAATCATTGGAGTGAATGTGaaggaaagaaacaaaaggaCATGAATGCAATATGCCATCCTTTTCTCTAGTAGAAATAAAAGGACAAATTACCTACAAGGAAAAAAGTTCATGAGTGCATGCATGCTTTTCTCTTTTGTAGTTTTGATCATTAGCCACAcatgaattaacaaaataatctTCCAAAGAGTATGACAAAAGGGTTTGTATCTTTGCTAGTTACTCTCTTTGTGCAATGTATATGACGTTGTTTGACAGATTACATATTTTAAGAAAGAATGGGGAACTTATTTTAAGAAAGAATGGGGAACTTTTAAGACTTATATAGTCTAAAACAAACTACAAACATTTACGTGGCTATAACTCATCTCATTTAATATAACATGAGTagtttaaagtgaaattattttatataagaaaGTCGGTATTCTTTCTGAGATATATACCAtaaaaaaatatcacataaattgaaacaaacaatTATTGAAGAATATATGAATTTATCATGATTCACGAGGAACCAAAATCATGAATCTTACAGTTTCAAATTAAATACTACCCCATcatattggatttttttttttttttttttaaaagtaaacgTAAAATGTAAGAGAAAGGTGGTAAAGAAAGCACGCAACTTCAACGGCTATATAAAAGATCCAAAAACAATAATACATTTGACAGCAAATATTAATTAAACATAAAGAAATGCAGGTGCATATATATCTTGAATCTTGATTGATACTGTTGTCTAATAATAGCAAATGGCCAATGGGGacacttctttttctttactaTACAAAACTAGTATTAATATCTGCGCGATGTGTGATcgatattaaatgaaattaattatagaaattattatcttattaattttatataattaaaaaattattcaatatcattcacatatttaaaattaataaatttatgtcatacaaaaaataactatcaaaatattgaatttaatattattaattacataaaacttAAACATTTCTTTTCTAAAGTTAATATCCGCATGCaattaatattatattgtaatatagtaattatttaaaaatattagataatattgtgatctaaattgatttattttgtaaaaaaaattatataattacaaaagaaaatgcatatttaacataattattgTTAGTTAGGTGACTTACTTCtaaatttagttaaaaaataaagaactaatgaaagatatgttttagaGTTATCCACATGAGGCTTCTCtataaaattttaacttgaaatttaaattcttttatattaaatattttaatttgcgCCCTCTTATCAAAAGGAAGAAAGGAGTTTCCCCTTCTCTTTTCTTGTCTTAATAGATTTTTCCTTCAAAGTAAATTTTGTATTCCTTTGCATGATCTTagtcatagtatattttttataaatttaaaatatttttacgtCAAGGTAAATATTTTGAGCAAAGTCCCAATAATAGTCAATTCTTCCTCTCTCACATTTTTTTATTaccattttttcaacaaataacttataacattatCTAAAATCCTAACATATTTGCACGATTTCACAATGTTCACTTATTCTCTTATGATAATGGACcaacaaatattaatgaatcttattgtatattattttttcgaATAAATGGTTTAGTCCTTTATCGGTTTGAATATTCACTTTTCAAACCTATTTTCGATCAACCCTATCATACTTTTTCAATTTactcaatttgaatgaaattataaatattaatcactATCGAAATTGAATTTCCTCCCATCTTAGAACATTCAACTAATACTTAACCCCTCATGTTCATAAGTACAATAAGATATTAATCTTATTCATCTTAATCCGTTATATTGTACAAAatagatcaaaataattattgcaccaaaagatctacaatattctaaaattggagttacaaatataaatataaacatgattGAATCATTGTCTGTttatatcaactaaaacaaaaaaataagaaagtttgtagCATAATGTTTACaaataacaaatgataaatgaCATTTACTTTCTCATTAGTACATATGCTACGTAAAAGTACAATAATATTTGCagtaagaatttaaatataatgaatttaaaaaaatcaatattcataagtgtttgatttattgaatttgagTATTGCCCATTGAACATCAGCCACGAGATACTCACCCAAATTTTGATCTTCGATATATAGCTTTTGAGATAGTAATCCTAGTGTCGGGTAAATTTCATAGATAGTTAtacaactatcatttttttaCTAAGGTCACTTAACTATCATTCCTAATacaatatcataaattttttaatatactattaaaatcacacaatttaatttgcaaattaattattaatcataacatatagaaatatagtatAGACAAATCAAGTGTTTATTCTAATACTAGAAGTGTAAAGCCGGTGTCAGTACAGCCCCAACAGTAGAACATGTGGAttgcaatttttaagttttaggatttatcttgGAGTAGAAAGTTTGAGCAGTAGAATATGTTCATTAGTATGATTGAGCTGAGGGGATGACAACTGAAACCTTTTTTTAACCTTCTTGTTGAATTTTGCgatcagaaatataaagaaagaagaggcgtaaatttgatgaaatagcttaaatcaaatatccagcagattattgattttcaatatcgcAAAGATTAAGAATCATGTAAACTTACCCGATAAAGAGAGTACACACCTTAGATTCgctattgttttgtttaattattatttttaacacagaaaaagagtgttgttttttaatagagaggcaagagttgagattttcttttctttattttatttttaaaacagagaAAAGTTAATTAATCCTGAGGA encodes the following:
- the LOC107862814 gene encoding sucrose synthase 5 — protein: MVNKMGIPYFCLHLSSSSSCHFWHKLSNMEFLYLRFYTPSLEDIIFPFHVVSFVLLPFNLSLYKALHHHSFRHQASGILTASFQLTFVVQLVYIIMATTTVADSMPDALKQSRYHMKRCFARFIETGRRLMKLKNLMEEIESTIEDKVERTKVLEGSLGQILSSTQEAAVVPPYVAFAVRHNPGCWDYVKVNADNLSVEAISPKEYLKFKEMIFDEDWAKDDNALEVDFGAFDYSNPRLALSSSVGNGLNFVSKVLSSKLGGKPEEAMPLLDYLLALNHQGENLMINENLNGVSKLQAVLIVAEVFVSSFPKDTPYKDFEHKLKEWGFEKGWGDNAGRVRETMRLASEILQAPDPINMESFFSRLPTTFNVVIFSIHGYFGQADVLGLPDTGGQVVYILDQVRALEEEMLQRIKQQGLNMKPKILVVTRLIPDARGTTCNQEMEPILNSAHSHILRIPFRTEKGVLRQWVSRFDIYPYLENYAKDATAKILELMEGKPDLIIGNYTDGNLVASLLANKLGVTQGTIAHALEKTKYEDSDVKLKDFDSKYHFSCQFTADLLAMNAADFIITSTYQEIAGSETRPGQYESHTAFTMPGIYRVVSGINVFDPKFNIAAPGADQSAYFPFTEKKKRFVKFGPAIEELLYNNEENNEHIGFLADRKRPIIFSMARFDTVKNLTGLTEWYGKNNKLRNLVNLVIVGGFFDPSKSKDREEAAEIKKMHELIEKYQLKGQMRWIAAQTDKYRNSELYRTIADTKGAFVQPALYEAFGLTVIEAMNCGLPTFATNQGGPAEIMVDGVSGFHIDPYNGDESSKKIADFFEKCKLDSKYWNRISEGGLKRIEECYTWKIYANKVLNMGSIYGFWRHFNVGQKQAKQRYFEMFYNPLFRKLANNVPIPHEEPLPLATSDITQSQEPKLPLPVPAAVAKLPLPVPAAVAKLLPLPMTAPQKQEQKEEEKQLETSRTEIAQQACHWICLCVSASIIVYALVKLYRQID